The Gouania willdenowi chromosome 22, fGouWil2.1, whole genome shotgun sequence nucleotide sequence ttTATTGATCCTCGTCCCACTCTTCATATTTTAGTcgaagtatttaaatttagcgTTTTTAGTTGTTAAATATCAGAGTAAATCTCCTCTATGGGATTAACGCCGGCTATTGTACAGTTACATCACTAATtaactgtcactgttggccctgcCCTTCCTATAAACGATGTGGGGTAGGACTGGTTTTCgtcctctcacagccctcactgagcattgattgacagctccatgtggaactgtgcagtgctgtgggggcggggctgctgtgactgggcgtgtcttaactactttAGCAGCAACACCCATGATCAAGGCGTTTTTTGAATTTCTCCCGAGTGGCAGATCAGCAAAAAACTGGGGTGTACTTAAACTTCAaggcacgtgtgtcaaactcaaggcccggggggccaaatccggcccttcagagtaTTCGATTCGGCCCGCTGAAGAAAgcgaaaatgacaaaaaaaaaaatatgtatcattgtgtaaattaccaaacaattcagttgtaaattgttgttgaaaaacttccaaaatctttcaatttttctcaaattattccacaaaattgaagaaaatttggtcaaaaaaaacatattgctTGGATTGGACTAATTGTTGATGTCATCCACAGTTTATGTCTAATTTTAACTGGATTTGCAAATttaggcacattaatgttgaaattgtttgttttcccgcctaaaacctatggcccacttgtgatcgaaCTGGTTCTTTATTTGGCCCTTGGAATAAAAAGCTTTGAGGTAAATTTTTTGGCAACAGCATTGCAAACATGTTGGAACTGTGCAGTGTTAGGCTATTATGAGTAAAAGGCATGTGGCAAACCTCTATAATCCTAGTCCCTATTCTGTTGTAGGTGCTCAGATCGATGACAAAATTCCAAAGAGATCATCGGCCAGGATCCTCGCACCTCCTGGTGGGAGATCCAGTGGGATCTGGTAATCAATTCCAAGTGAAACACACCAcctgagaagaaaaaaagtgaagCCAAGTGAGAAGTGTTGTTACTTACATTGTGTGTGAAGGGATTGCATTTTCTTTTCCTATTGAACTGTTGCTTTAAAACTTCAACTGTACAATTTTGCTATAATAATGAAATAGGCTGGATAACAACCGTTTAGGACATCATATAGTCAAATTTTTGTCAAAAGATCAAAACAAGCCATTTTGGTACTTTGATTAATGGAGAATGTGTGTGTTACTATTACTAATAGGTCTAGGAATAAGAAGTGAGTTTGTTTCCTGACGGCAAACAACTATTTTGCACTTGTATCATGTACTATTTAGAtgccttttttttattacataatttGTGTCACATAATGTCATAATGTTgaataaaatgtggaaaaatataACAAGAATGTTAAAACAACATTAATCTGTGTGTAACTGTAGAACAAAGTTGCTATTGACCAACTGAtgatggtttattttattttttttaattataattttatatttaaaaaaaattgcaacatTGATTTGTTCTATTCTGACacgttatttattatgttttgtttttgtttttttctgcggGTCGTCATTGTCAGATTAGCATTTGGAAGGCTTTTTGCAGAACAGATGTCTGTGTTTAACCACAGAAATTGTGAATGAACTGACAGTAACTTACATGGTAACGAAGATAAAACTGATGTAATCAACACTAATATTGATTATATCACGCAGCATATCTTTTGATTGTATTCATATCAACTGAGAGCCTTTGTCCCTGTAATGGACACCCACCCCCTCAAACACATGGGCCCATACATACTGCATTTGGCACTTTTTTACACCAAACACTACGGTAATTCTTGTATGAAAAGGCaggttgtattttattttattttattgtttatcttACACTTTCAAAGTAGCAGATCTATGTGAACCATGTCTATCCATAAAACTGAGGTCTAACAGCACAAGAAATCAGTTCAAGTTGTATGCCTTTTTAAAGTTTGTATGATTGTTGAACAAAATGAAGCACTGATACTGTTAcatgttctgtgtattttttatttagggttaggatttatCCGTATTTTATACTGTGTTAAGAAAACCATGGAGCTACAAGAAAAACTCCCTCAATAATTCCTGGTTTTCTTTTCCTTCTGTGAACGTTCcatgaaatgttattgtatttcTCCTCTCACACCTTGGTGCTGAACAACCTTTTATTACCTTTACTTCTTGCAAGTCTTAATCACATGATTTGAGTGCAAATAAACCACAATGAAAATCAATACTGTGTCTGTTGCTTTACAATATTGTGATGTCATTAAGCTCTGTTAATATATAACTTTCTGACATAAGAGCAATTCATTTATGCAAACTAGGTCAGGGATTACATCACAAAGGAAGAAgataaaaactttatttacatttttttgtgtgtgtgcaaataaaatccataaatataataatacattttatttgtttgatgaCGCCTTTCAAGTCACCCAAGGTCACCTTACATAagataaaagcataaaataacttcacacaatattaaaaccaaacattgacataaaaacaaaataaaacgccaGTTGGAATGTCAAAATAAGAACATTATTGtcagtctttatttttttgttctatttgCAGAGTGACACCTACTGtatttcaattacaaaaaattgatttatttgttattttatttaatattaactaattccagcaagttcattttgtcttctttttgaataatatgttaaggctTCCTCTATTCAgacaaccttttatttttttttttaaataaatgaaaccatagcataatattttatattctatatattaaaatttttttataatctatattcacttgagttgaaaatagggtgccgaatgtaaaaactcccgttttcatagctgacatattttgaacatttagattactttaatttaaatctaattctaaatgataaatctaaatgttaaatcagtcaccaagtgtaaagctaaatgtttagaaatgatGCAAAGTGGGCACTTTGTagaatttttaaacatttagctttacacttggtgactgatttaacatttagatttagatttaacattaagattcaaatttaacatttatatttatattttacatttatctttacatttaacattaatatttacatttgtcatttagatttagatttcacttttacatttagatttaacatttacatttagatttattttgtctAGACACgtgtacacattttaacaacaaTATCGAACATggtgttttacatgaatttctgtctcaaatgaaagaaaaatgggttaaatgttcaaaatatgtgagctatgaaacagtgaccaagtttttaaaaatcggCACCCTATATATACCCACAGACGTTATTTAAATCCAAGCCAGTATcatacttattattatttatttgatttgccTTTGTTCTCTTTCCAAAAATATCGGCTTGTATCATTATCAAGAGCCCAGTGTCGTATATAATCCAATCTTCAAaactttgtatatttgtcttACCTCTAATAGATTAAATAACATAGAAACGTGACCCATGCGTGTGTGATTTTAATAGATTATTAATAGATCTTCCTTCAAATCTTTTCTATTCTAGATTCAAGTTGTGTGTTTTATCCTCCATAGTAACTAACTATATTTAACACATCAACAGGAAGCCCGACCTCATAGAAACCTCAGTGACTAAGCAGGCCTAAATACATCCAAGCGGACTCATCATGTGTCTGTTAGCTGCGATAGCTGGGACAGGCCAAAGTCCTATTTATAATGAACCTTTAGCAGCGTGGAGTCGGGCGCATGCGCAGTGGAGGCCCAGACAGGGGCGGCCCGTTACCAAGCAGCAGCAGTGCACCGCGCGCACACCGACGTTTCACTGAGCACCGCTGTCAGAGGATAACAACAGACCCTCCTCAATACAGTGAGTATCACCACTTTACACCTCATGTACAGCTAACACATGTCATATTATCTACGTGCTCCGGTGCTGCCTTCATCCAGAACCGTGCACTGGCCGTCCTGAGCGGCTCACGGAGGCCTGTGGAGGAGAGAGCGCTGCGGGTTTTTAAACCACATTCAGCCTCATTATTGTTCCCTGCTCAGGCTGGAAAAATGTGAGACCCCCGCCCACTGGGTAACGCTGGACCCCAAGCAGCTACACTGCAGTCATTAGCGCAGTTTGTTTCTTAATAATGGGCAAAACAGACTGGTTTCCCCTTTCTTTTATGGAATACAATTAGGCTTATTTAAATACATATACACCAAACACAGGGTCTATACGCCCATTAATGTCGGTGCAGCCATGTGTGGTTATGTTTTATTAAAGGGTTTTGAACAGCTTAATGCTTGGTGTGTGTAGGTAATACTCATGTATTTTAAAGGATAGCCATGCCTCAGTGTAGAAGGCATGTATGTGATGTGCGTGGTGCATTCACTGTACCGATACTATCATCAGAAAACAGAGTGATGCAGTCAACTACTGTAATAATaagtaaaatattattaaataggttttttttgtccaatttttgaataatatgaaatttttcgactgtcaactggcAGTCTTCgccagaggcgtctgctgatcgctttgatgtttccgtGACTtcctgcgtaataattccagcaagatcatttttgtcttccttttgaataatatgttgttttcatttattccgacaactgttcctcaggaagtccactttgatctcttgacatgtttcgactgtcaactgtcagtcttcctcagaagagtctgctgatcactttgatgtttccttgacttcctgCGTAATCATTCTAGCAAGCTtcattttgtcatctttttgaataatatgttaagttttcatttattccgaCAACTGTTCGTCAGGAAGtccactttgatctcttgacatgtttcgattgtcagctgccagtctttgtcagggACGTCTGcttatcgctttgatgtttccttgacttcggTGTCATAATTCCTGAAGAACAGTTGTCtggataaatgaaaccttaacatattattaaaaaagaagacaacaatAAGCTTGGAATtattatgcggaagtcaagaaaacatcaaaggaaacatcaaagcgatgaggaagactgacagttgacagtcgaaacatggtTGAGCAAACTTTAGATCATAAAAAACCACATTAACAATTAGAAATAACTTGCGAAACGTGAATAAAATTGACTCTGAAAACAGACTAAGCTTCACAATTACATAATTTCATCAAAAGATGTGTGACAAAAAGGCACTTATACTTTTTAGTTTTCCccaatttttaataaaaaaaaaagaaaaaaaagtataatttttttttgttctgttgtgtttttgcctGTTTTGTGTTATAACAAAATGCAGTGTACTTTTGAGAGCTGTCTGTGAAAATGTTGTTTGTTATTTAATgcagtaaagtaaaaaaataagatcaaaagacgcctctgaggaagactgacagttgacagctgaaacatgtcaggagatcaagaTGGAttttctgaggaacagttgtctgaataaatgaaacctgaacatattattaaataaatgtgttaaattagAGCCTAGTTGATTACGGTCAATACCGATATTGGGATGCCGATATCTGATGTATTTGTCGATAACTGATTTATTGATCACTATGTAAAATAAGAATATTGATAAtcacagtatatatactgtagtgtGCATTAATacttttaatacacaaaatatgattCGAGACAAAGAAGCACAAAACtaccaaagtaaaaaaaagcaaCTTTAATCACTGATTAATAAGAAAAGACAAACTTTTCCAAACTGTATATTTtggaatacaatgtaaaaatcataattaaaaaataaagcatggaTAAATCAAAAAAGGCTAAAAGTAACTGTGAACAATGAACATGTGCACCTCTCCCACCTCTCccaatgtgtaattttgtaGTCATCACTACTGAATGAAAATTGTCCGATTATATTAGAGAACGCAGTTTAGCATATCAGACCGATGACGATTAATCTGTGATTATTAATTGGTCGGCCTCAACAGttaatattacaataataaatatgtcaaataactttttaaaacttGCATTTCTTTAAATACTTGTCATAAAATGTTTGATTCTTCATTCTAAACCGTACATGTGTCTAAATACTTATGAGTGTTTGAGCACTTGACTTTTATGACATTATCACAGACAGTCAGGTGCAGAAATCCTCGTGAAACCTCCTGGTTGCTTGTGTTAATGTGCATTTTAATTGCAGGGATGAGCCTCAGGGATCATATCTGAAAGCTTTTACCTGCATGACACATGCAGAGTAAGCACAGGCTGTATCTGCCAGCTGTGTAAAGATCAGATCTGTTTAATCTACAGGATTATCTTCTAAGCAAAAGCAAAAAGTGGAttaaaagacacaaatctacatCTTTTTAACCTAACATAGTTCTGCCATCAGAGAATAAGCTCTTTTTTGTTCACTTTACATTTTGTCTTTTCATTTGTTACagtgcaaaataacaaaaataaaaaaaggaagaagttttaagtaaaaaacaacaacaaaaaaaactaagtaaaaaaggtgttttgttttcactttaaatttcagtttttattttttaggtcaAGTTTGACTTTGTTTCAGTatcatgttaataaatgaatgaagaagaaaaaaacgtcCACACTACCCCAGACAATGACACAATAATTAAactatcttttttaaaaacatctgaaTGATTATGATATTGATTATTATActataaacatatttaattatGTAAAGGTTTGAAGGTGGGCATCCTTgagaatgttaaaaaaaaagaattttaacatttttattatttagttatcTGAAGAGCTctactaaaagtaaaaaataataatgtgaattagaatgatttatttattgtttttttgttgaaaaaaaaaaaaactttatatgAAGGATGTGCTGAtctgatattggatatcggtctgatatcagtataaaaattatttttggattacatcggcctgcatctaaaatctctaatttaatattgtttatattggattttttataaattatttttattgattttttcaattgtagaatatttttttaaggttaaaatgtatgtaattcattGGTCAGTAATAAAtaggacagtttttctcatacctccAGTTACTGACTATTGATCTCTGTTTAAGAAATATCACTTGATCCaactttttcttacattccacaatacaaaataagtaattgaaGTATGTATAATTCATGCTCACGCTCAACGTAAGCTTCCATGAGACAAAGTAGGACTGTTTGACTGGCCATTTCCTCAACTTTATACGAAGTAATTAGATtattgaataaaatgtaaactCAACATTGATTTACATTCAGCAGTAAAACGAAGACAGATAAAATGATTTTAACCAAACATCTGCAGAGGATCACATATTAACACAaagtgtgtgtttctttctatttccttttttttttaaatatacctTTGAAGGAAAATGGCAGTGAACGTGTATGCCACGTCTGTGTCCATTGACAATCTCAGCAGACATGACATGCTGGCGTGGGTCAATGACTCTTTGCATCTCAGCTACACCAAGATCGAACAGATGTGTTCAGGTGAGATCCTCAGGACTGAGACACTTTGTGATTGTGCATGAGTGAGTCAGTGATTATGTTTTAAAGCTTTTACCTTGTGTTTCTTCAGGAGCGGCGTATTGCCAGTTCATGGACATGTTGTTTCCTGGGTGCATTCTTCTGAAGAAAGTCAAATTTCAAGCTAAGCTGGAGCATGAATTTATACACAACTTCAAAGTTCTTCAGGCAGCTTTTAAAAGGATGGGTGTTGACAAAGTTAGAGCCCTTTTGTTTACGACGTCACACTTTCACAACACTTCATATCCTTTCTGATCTGTTACCTTAACGTTTCCCTGTTTTCACTCTTCCAGATTATTCCTGTAGAAAAGCTTGTTAAAGGGAAGTTCCAGGACAACTTTGAATTTGTGCAGTGGTTCAAGAAATTCTTTGACGCCAATTACGATGGAAAGGAATATGACCCTTTATTAGCCAGACAGGGCCAAGACGTGGCCCCTCTACCCAATCCAGGTGATCACTTTATCCACAAACCAAAGAGAAACCAAGGTAAAGCAAATCAATCTGCTTGTGCTGCACGGTCTTGCTGAGCTTTGGATGGCTCATAAAGGGTCCATGCTAGCAAGCGTAACCAGCACGATGACTCACACCCCCACCTGCATTCACAAAACTATGACACTGGAGGTATGTGGAAGTCATGGGAGGGGTCGCGGTACTGACCACAGTGCATAGTGGATGGCTTTGTTAGAGAGGCGCATTTGAATACTCAAACTCCTACAGAAAGGTTTGCTACCGTTTATCACCGACATACAAGCAGACCAGActaaggccctgtttacacaacaATGTTTTCAAGTGAAAATGCAAAAGTATTGTTGCATTTTGGCGGTGCATTAACAATCACAGTGCTGAACTCTTACTTAGAGCTGTATACGATATGTTTGCACGACATACAAACCAAATTCAATGGGAAGAGGTGGTAAAAGGCAAATTGTTCTCCTGTTGGTCGGCGCGGTTTGAATCGCACTGCAAGAGCCTTGGCCGCGGCATGCGCGCTCCCGTTTTTCCCTGACATTCATCAtttgcttgagttgaaaatattgaattcCAGCGAATGTTTTACGTGACGCACAGGTGCAAAAGCCAGTTAGAGTCCTTGTTGTCAATGACGTGTGACGTGTGGCCGTCAATACAGACACCGGTCTTGTCATCCATTTTAGCATGGAGGACAAAATAATCATGACGGTGTGTGACCACCCGGAGCTCTACGACATGGCCAATGTTTTTTAACGGGACTGGACCAGGAAGGAATTGGCGCAGCTCCTGAAACAAACAGTAAAGCTCACCAAGTTGGATGCGTCGCTGGTTAAATGGTGAATGCAGGAATGTCACCGTCAAGCGTTTTGACAGCTCTTCAGCTTCCACAGAAGGTAAAGAGCAGCAATTTTACCGGGGTGCTCCAAATgggaaaaattatttttgatccTGTAGAAGCATTCGCGTGGTGCCCACGTCATGAAAATTTGCGCCTCGTTCGgtttgaacgcagcataagagtGCGTAGAAACTTCTGcttggagcagcaacaagttgccgtGCTTTTGATGGTTGTGAAGCCCTGTTTTGCATTGTTGCAGGTTCTGCTGACCACCCACAATCCTGTGCACCCTACGTCATCGCcgatacttcctgtttttggttCGCCATGAGAGTGGTTGTGTTCACGGTGCTCCTACTCACTCTAGGCTTTGATTGGAAACACTCCGAGACCAACAGAAACAATGTTTGATCCACTCTGTACTTCGTTTGCATGTTCACACTGCCCAAACGAGGCGGACTATCCGAGCATACAGATCCTAGAGCGTTTTAAACAGTCTAGGATTCATCTGTGATTAATCGTTGTGAATGCGGCCTTACTCAACCTAACCAAAGCAGAATAAATAGCACCACAGGCCACGCCCTCGACACAAGCAGCTGAAGCATCACTGTTACAGCTTTAATTCTCAAAGCTGatcaacaatatttatttatttttttgtttttttattaaagcagaactaagtaacttgtgcttagcgctcccctttaaggtcccttttggttatgtcactatcgtaaacactccgcacccccgaggcagcagctcctccctcccACTTCAGTGAGACGGGCAGCGGGAGGCTTCCTAAATGTACTGGGgaaaaattaaagtggttaatcttgaataagccgacattctgagtgaactcatcctttagtaactcagtaAGTTGACCATTTTTACCATAAAAAGGCGCTGTTTATGATAAGGGAAGTGATCAGCCAGTTGTCTCCCCTGTCACCCTGCTATGCACACACGCTGatgtcactggagcgatgaagtgaccaaaaagcaccactgtgttcaagcgactcatcatgggcgattgaagtgactgcagtcactacagtcgcgttcggtgtgaacgcacctttcgtgtgtattgggctgtcgtaaaCCA carries:
- the mapre3a gene encoding microtubule-associated protein RP/EB family member 3a isoform X2 is translated as MAVNVYATSVSIDNLSRHDMLAWVNDSLHLSYTKIEQMCSGAAYCQFMDMLFPGCILLKKVKFQAKLEHEFIHNFKVLQAAFKRMGVDKIIPVEKLVKGKFQDNFEFVQWFKKFFDANYDGKEYDPLLARQGQDVAPLPNPGPQRTSPTVPKNMPTPQRVQHNTAAMRKNPSLSRNGGDAEIMELNQQLMELKLTVDGLEKERDFYFSKLRDIELICQEHEGENNSTLNKVIDILYATEEGFAPPEDEELDEQAHLDQDEY
- the mapre3a gene encoding microtubule-associated protein RP/EB family member 3a isoform X1, which gives rise to MAVNVYATSVSIDNLSRHDMLAWVNDSLHLSYTKIEQMCSGAAYCQFMDMLFPGCILLKKVKFQAKLEHEFIHNFKVLQAAFKRMGVDKIIPVEKLVKGKFQDNFEFVQWFKKFFDANYDGKEYDPLLARQGQDVAPLPNPGDHFIHKPKRNQGPQRTSPTVPKNMPTPQRVQHNTAAMRKNPSLSRNGGDAEIMELNQQLMELKLTVDGLEKERDFYFSKLRDIELICQEHEGENNSTLNKVIDILYATEEGFAPPEDEELDEQAHLDQDEY